GTGAGGGGCGACTGAACGCGACGGTGGTGATGTCGGAATGAACGACCCAAAGACCGATGTAACTACTCAGCAAGCCGCGTGCGCGTGTTTGCTGCCGCGCATCTGGCTCGCGCTCTACATTTCGCTGACATGCACCTTGAGAAAATCTACAGTTCTATTCCACGCCAGTTTCGCGGATTCGGCATGGTAAGCATCTGCTCGGTCACGCTCAAAAAACCAATGCGTAGTGCCCGCGTAAGAATAGAATTCGGCTGGCTTGTCTGCTACACGGAGACTCTTCTCAAGTTTCTTGACTTTTGAAGTTGGTTCGTAATCGTCAGTCTCTGCAAGATGAAACTGAAAGGCAGAATGGCTTTGAGCATAGTCGTCGTTTCGGGTGGCATAAAACACAACTGTCGCGACAACCGGATTGGGCTTCTGGTCGGCTAACCAGAGTGCCCAATACCCGCCAAGCGAAAATCCAATAACCCCAATCTCGCGCGTGTTTGTTCCGCTGATGGCTTGCAGCTGCCTCGCGGCTTGGGTGATTTCTTTCGCGACGACATCTTGTTTGAGATTGGAGCTGAGGTTCTCTGCTTGTTCGATTGTTGAAGCCACCGCGCCGTGATATAAATCGGGCGCAAGCACAACAAAACCTTCTTTCGCCAGACGGTTACAGAAATCCTTGATAAACTCATTCAAGCCCCACCACGCGTGCAAAACCAATACCTGCCTGCCTTTTCCAGACTTTGGCTTGACAAGGTAGTAGTTCGCACTGTTCCGTATAGGTGGTTGCGATTTCTTTTGACTCATTCGTGTCACTCCTATCTCTTTGGAAAGGCGTGTCGTACGTTACCACCCGCCGATCCCGCCGCAATGTGTCTTGCGAAATGCAAGCACGTTTGCCAGCGCAAACCACACACGCCAAAAGGCGCGTACGTGGCGGAATCGGCGGGCAGGTGTTTCCAGATGTTCAGTCTTATCGTCACGGAATCATGGTTCTGGTAGCGACAACATTTCGGTTTCAGGTATTGTCTTGGAATAGGTTTGTCCACGATAAACGTAGGTCACTTCTAGTTTCTTTACTACGCCTGGCGTAGGATCACCCCCAAGCTCTTCGTTAGTTACACTTATTTGAAGCTTGCCATCTTTTATCTTTGCTCGCAGCACGGGGGCAACATCCATCCAGCCGTTGTTCGCTCCATATTTTGCCGAAAGAATGGCGAGGTCACTTTTCGCTGAAGGAGCCGTCGGGGTTTCGAGGAATTTGGCTTCTGCTTCCTCTAATTGAGTTATGGGAGCAAGCTTCGTCATGAAATCAGGATTGAACACAACTTTCCATATGCTGATTATCAGCCCAAGTGTGTCGGCAAATAGAGCAGCCCCTGCAAGGGAAACAACCGTAATTGAAAAGGATGCAAAGTTGAAAAGTATGTATGATGAGACTATCATGATTCCTGTCAGGAGAATAACCGATGAGTATCCCATGACTAGCCGCAGAAGAAACCAGCGGTTCTCATGTGCTTTATGCTGGTCAAAGGTCTCCCGCTCTTCCCGCAGTCTTTCCTTGATGCGTTCGATCACAGGTTGAAACGATGCTTCTGGAGAAATCTCTGTCATGGTAGTTGCCTCGTAATGAATAGGTATTTGCAAATCACGGCTGTGGAGTCACGCGACTCTTGAACAAGCGGAATGTCTGGAAACGTTAGAGCCGCACGACGGCGCGCGCGCTTCGACGTCCTGGTGTCACGCGCTTTCCCGCGCGCGCTGTTGGGCGGCGTATGTTTCGCGATGGGCGTCCACTCTATCGGCTATCTGAATACCCACCTTTGCCATCCCAGGACATTCAAACGGAAATCGCCCATCGCGAAACTTATATTTCACGACATTCTGGTTGACGTGAAGCAATTTTTTCACGCTCGAATTGCCTTGCTTCCCGCACTCGAAGGTGCGGGAAACCAGATTCGGTTTTCGTCTCAAACGATAAAGACCCATCAGGTTTTCAAAACCTGATGGGTCTCTCATTGTTACGTCTTCGCTTCCTGCGCCAGGATGATCGCCTCGGCGATGTCCTTCATTGGCTTGCGCGTGTTCATGCTCATCTTTTGAATCTTGCGGAACGCCTCTTGCTCGGTCAATCCTTGTTGATCCATCAAGATGCCCTTGGCGCGATCCACCAACTTGCGCGTTTCGAGCGTTTCCTTCAGCCCGCCCATTTCTTTTTCGAGTTCGCGGAACTCTTGAAAGCGCGCGAGCGCAATGTCAATCGCCGGCGCGATCTCTTGTTCGCGGAACGGCTTGACGAGATAGCCGACCACGCCGGCTTCCTTTGCCCGCTCGACCAAATCGCGATGACTGTACGCGGTGAGCAGTAACACCGGCGCGATCTTTTCCTGGGTCATCAGCTTCGCCGCCTCGATGCCGTCCATGTCCGGCATCTTGATGTCCATGATCACGACATCTGGTTTCAATTCACGCGCGGCATTCACCGCGCTCAAGCCATCGCCGGCTTCGCCTACGACCAAATAGCCGAGATTGGTGAGCATCTCGCGCAAGTCGGTGCGAATGACCGATTCGTCGTCGGCAATGATTACTCGGGTTCGTTCCATTCTTCGCCTCCAAGCGGAATCTTGGGAAAGCGCACGATGGCGGAAACGCCATGGTCGCTTGTCATATCGAATTGACCTTTGAGGTCCTGGGTCACTAACATTTGAACGATTCGCAGACCGAGCGAATCGAGTCGTTCTAGATCAAAACCGGGCGGCAGTTCTTGCCCGTCGTCGTGCACGACGATCCGCACCGCATCGCCGTCGTCGTGAAAGGTCAGCGAGATCGTGCCGCCTTCCGCGCGCGCATCATAGCCGTGCTCCAACGCGTTCTGCAACAACTCGTTGATGACGAGCGCGCAACTCGTCGCTTGGCGCGCCGGCAAGTACATATTCGGTCCGGCAAGTTGCAGCGCGAAATGGCGCGCCGGATCGAGAACGCCGGCTTGCATCTGCGTCAAGATGCGTTGCGCGACCTCGCGAATATTGATCACGCGCGAATCTTGCGCCGACAAGAATTCGTGAATCACCGCGATGCTGAGAATGCGATTGACCGCTTCGCCGAGCGCGCCCTTGGCTTCGGTCGTCTGCATGCGGCGCGATTGCATCCGCAATAGCGACGCGACGGTTTGCAAGTCGTTCTTGACGCGATGATGCATCTCTTTGATCATCGTCGTCTTGACGAGCAGTTCGCGCTGGCGACGCCGCGCGTCGGTCGCGTCGTGAATCAGCAGAAACGCGCCGGCGGGTTGCGCGCGCGTGCCGCTGAACAGCGCGCCGCGTTCGTACCGCACAAGCGGAATTGCCTTTTTAATCCAGGTGCGCCCGCGCTCTTCGATTTCGAGTTGCGCGCACGTGCGTTCTTTGATCGCGCGGCTCACCAACTCGTCGTCGTGCATTTCGAGATAACTGAGCAGTTTGCCGGCGAGCGGTTCGCCGTAGCCGATGTTGCGATACAAATTCACTGCGATGCCGCTCATGTAACGAATCACGCCCTCGGCGTCCATCAACAAAATGCCGTCGTGTTCGCCGAACGGCGCGAGCGTTTCGATGCCCAGCGGCTCGCCGCGCAGAGTCATCTGTTGAAACAACCTGAGTCCGCGCTGAAAAAACTCGCTGCGCCGTTTGAGCCGTTCGCTTTCGAGCAGGTTCGTTTCGATCAACAAACCGCCGATCACTTTGCCGGTCGAATTCTCGATCGGGTACGCTTCCTGGACGACCGGCGCGAGCGCGCCTTCGGACGATGTGTGATCGGAAATCGCGTAATCGCGCTGTGTGCGGATGTACTGTCGTTCGGTCAGGGCGCGAAAGAGCGCGTTCGCGTTCGCGCGATTCAAGTCGCCGCCGGCGAGCGTCTCGCGATGAATCGGCACGACCGAATGCGGTCGCGCCTGCGCGAGGATTTCGACGCGCGCGTTGCCGCGCAACGCGCCGAGAAAAATATCCGCGCGACTCAGGTCGGCGAGCAGAGGAATCACACGCGCGCTGTTCGCCAAAATCGTGTCATCGCGGGTGAGCGGTTTGGATTCCTGGACTTGGACTACGC
This portion of the Chloroflexota bacterium genome encodes:
- a CDS encoding DUF3395 domain-containing protein, whose amino-acid sequence is MTEISPEASFQPVIERIKERLREERETFDQHKAHENRWFLLRLVMGYSSVILLTGIMIVSSYILFNFASFSITVVSLAGAALFADTLGLIISIWKVVFNPDFMTKLAPITQLEEAEAKFLETPTAPSAKSDLAILSAKYGANNGWMDVAPVLRAKIKDGKLQISVTNEELGGDPTPGVVKKLEVTYVYRGQTYSKTIPETEMLSLPEP
- a CDS encoding histidine kinase N-terminal domain-containing protein, which gives rise to MGQIDSVVQVQESKPLTRDDTILANSARVIPLLADLSRADIFLGALRGNARVEILAQARPHSVVPIHRETLAGGDLNRANANALFRALTERQYIRTQRDYAISDHTSSEGALAPVVQEAYPIENSTGKVIGGLLIETNLLESERLKRRSEFFQRGLRLFQQMTLRGEPLGIETLAPFGEHDGILLMDAEGVIRYMSGIAVNLYRNIGYGEPLAGKLLSYLEMHDDELVSRAIKERTCAQLEIEERGRTWIKKAIPLVRYERGALFSGTRAQPAGAFLLIHDATDARRRQRELLVKTTMIKEMHHRVKNDLQTVASLLRMQSRRMQTTEAKGALGEAVNRILSIAVIHEFLSAQDSRVINIREVAQRILTQMQAGVLDPARHFALQLAGPNMYLPARQATSCALVINELLQNALEHGYDARAEGGTISLTFHDDGDAVRIVVHDDGQELPPGFDLERLDSLGLRIVQMLVTQDLKGQFDMTSDHGVSAIVRFPKIPLGGEEWNEPE
- a CDS encoding dienelactone hydrolase family protein, translating into MSQKKSQPPIRNSANYYLVKPKSGKGRQVLVLHAWWGLNEFIKDFCNRLAKEGFVVLAPDLYHGAVASTIEQAENLSSNLKQDVVAKEITQAARQLQAISGTNTREIGVIGFSLGGYWALWLADQKPNPVVATVVFYATRNDDYAQSHSAFQFHLAETDDYEPTSKVKKLEKSLRVADKPAEFYSYAGTTHWFFERDRADAYHAESAKLAWNRTVDFLKVHVSEM
- a CDS encoding response regulator produces the protein MERTRVIIADDESVIRTDLREMLTNLGYLVVGEAGDGLSAVNAARELKPDVVIMDIKMPDMDGIEAAKLMTQEKIAPVLLLTAYSHRDLVERAKEAGVVGYLVKPFREQEIAPAIDIALARFQEFRELEKEMGGLKETLETRKLVDRAKGILMDQQGLTEQEAFRKIQKMSMNTRKPMKDIAEAIILAQEAKT